The following coding sequences lie in one Cannabis sativa cultivar Pink pepper isolate KNU-18-1 chromosome 5, ASM2916894v1, whole genome shotgun sequence genomic window:
- the LOC133038060 gene encoding protein ALP1-like, translated as MNSYPGSSSYLSSSSSSDDEYYDDIEMQVVGQITANNNFCIAQHQQNQSSRRGSIPGHIVINRDRENADRNLFNDYFAENPRFTDLMFRRRFRMGRPLFLRILDAIQRHDNYFLQRRDRMGKLGLSGLQKVTAVFRMLAYGMPADATDEYIKIGESTTLESLKRFCRAVVEVFGAHYLRSPNAHDVARLLHIGERRGFPGMLGSLDCMHWKWKNCPTAWGGQYAGRSGSPTIILEAVADYDLWIWHAYFGLPGSNNDINVLEASHLFANLAEGFAPPANYVIKGKEYNMGYYLADGIYPKWSTLVQTIHDPRGPKKKLFAMKQEACRKDVERAFGVLQSRFAIIAGPARLWNKTVLHDIMTSCIIMHNMIIEDERDLNAPIEERVEVPSPEVEMVEDDNARFQEFLARHRKIKDKDAHIELRNALIEHLWDEYGNSQN; from the coding sequence atgaattcttaTCCTGGTAGTTCATCGTATTTATCATCATCGTCTTCTTCAGATGATGAATATTATGATGATATAGAAATGCAAGTGGTAGGTCAAATCACTGCTAACAATAATTTTTGTATCGCTCAACACCAACAAAATCAAAGCTCACGTCGAGGCTCGATTCCTGGTCATATAGTTATTAACCGTGACCGGGAAAATGCTGATCGTAATCTTTTCAACGACTATTTTGCAGAGAATCCTCGATTTACCGATTTGATGTTTCGCCGAAGATTTCGAATGGGTCGTCCTTTATTCCTTCGTATTTTGGATGCTATACAAAGACATGACAATTACTTTCTCCAGCGAAGGGATAGAATGGGAAAACTCGGGTTATCAGGCTTGCAAAAAGTTACAGCTGTATTTCGTATGCTAGCATATGGTATGCCGGCAGATGCTACCGATGAATACATCAAAATAGGAGAATCTACAACTTTAGAAAGCTTGAAGCGATTTTGTCGTGCTGTTGTTGAGGTGTTTGGAGCCCACTATCTCCGATCACCCAACGCTCATGATGTTGCAAGACTACTCCACATTGGTGAACGTCGAGGTTTTCCAGGAATGTTGGGAAGTTTGGATTGTATGCATTGGAAATGGAAAAATTGTCCAACTGCTTGGGGAGGACAATATGCCGGTCGTAGTGGGTCCCCGACTATTATTCTTGAAGCAGTAGCTGACTATGATCTCTGGATATGGCATGCATATTTTGGCTTACCAGGATCTAATAATGACATTAATGTGTTAGAGGCATCCCATCTTTTTGCTAATCTGGCTGAAGGATTTGCTCCACCCGCTAATTATGTTATTAAaggaaaagagtacaatatggGTTATTATTTAGCCGATGGTATATATCCAAAATGGTCCACTCTTGTTCAAACTATCCATGATCCACGTGGTCCAAAAAAGAAACTATTTGCAATGAAACAAGAAGCATGTAGAAAAGATGTTGAACGTGCATTTGGAGTATTGCAATCTAGATTTGCAATTATTGCTGGACCGGCACGTCTTTGGAATAAAACGGTTTTACATGATATAATGACTTCATGTATTATTATGCATAATATGATAATAGAAGATGAACGTGATCTAAATGCACCAATTGAAGAGCGTGTCGAAGTGCCAAGTCCAGAAGTTGAGATGGTAGAAGATGATAATGCTCGGTTTCAAGAATTTCTTGCCagacatagaaaaattaaagataaagATGCTCACATTGAGCTTCGAAATGCATTAATCGAACACTTGTGGGACGAATATGGTAActcacaaaattaa
- the LOC115694982 gene encoding glutathione S-transferase T3-like isoform X2: MSSIRGSSYSVEEDVHLCHVYVDISQDPIVGRNQSGNNFWARVQSEYHKDGKFSNKPRPVRSLQTRMSTINSAVAKLRGCINQIENKNPSGASAEDILIQAKMLLAQDKKYDKGFKFDHVWHILKGIQNFSNDENINAPRRFQHEGPSFTSSKSSSHNFESPTSASTEFHKYIQSEKRRIYKERAQTSEVGEQGEGSQYEGS; encoded by the exons atgtCTTCCATTCGCGGTTCTTCTTACTCAGTAGAGGAAGATGTGCACTTGTGTCATGTCTATGTTGACATTTCTCAAGATCCAATCGTAGGAAGAAACCAATCAGGTAATAATTTTTGGGCAAGAGTTCAATCAGAGTACCACAAAGATGGAAAATTTAGTAATAAACCTCGCCCAGTAAGATCTTTGCAAACTCGAATGTCTACTATTAATAGTGCAGTTGCAAAATTAAGGGGATGTATCaaccaaattgaaaataaaaatccaaGTGGTGCTTCAGCAGAAGACATT TTAATTCAAGCGAAGATGTTATTAGCCCAAGATAAAAAGTACGATAAAGGCTTTAAATTTGATCATGTGTGGCACATCCTCAAAGGTATTCAAAATTTTTCAAATGATGAAAACATCAATGCACCACGTAGATTCCAACACGAAGGTCCTAGTTTCACTTCATCGAAATCATCATCTCACAATTTTGAGTCTCCAACATCGGCATCCACTG AGTTTCATAAGTACATTCAAAGTGAAAAAAGACGAATTTACAAAGAAAGGGCACAAACATCCGAAGTTGGAGAACAAGGAGAAGGATCTCAATATGAGGGATCTTAA
- the LOC115694982 gene encoding glutathione S-transferase T3-like isoform X1 — MSSIRGSSYSVEEDVHLCHVYVDISQDPIVGRNQSGNNFWARVQSEYHKDGKFSNKPRPVRSLQTRMSTINSAVAKLRGCINQIENKNPSGASAEDILIQAKMLLAQDKKYDKGFKFDHVWHILKGIQNFSNDENINAPRRFQHEGPSFTSSKSSSHNFESPTSASTGMSSFDLNMNNEEMNTYPTERPCGVKKAKEKQLGNDQFNKLMEQNKELIKVIEKSNKDRNERHRRKADEKILFTDLNSISDLEFHKYIQSEKRRIYKERAQTSEVGEQGEGSQYEGS, encoded by the exons atgtCTTCCATTCGCGGTTCTTCTTACTCAGTAGAGGAAGATGTGCACTTGTGTCATGTCTATGTTGACATTTCTCAAGATCCAATCGTAGGAAGAAACCAATCAGGTAATAATTTTTGGGCAAGAGTTCAATCAGAGTACCACAAAGATGGAAAATTTAGTAATAAACCTCGCCCAGTAAGATCTTTGCAAACTCGAATGTCTACTATTAATAGTGCAGTTGCAAAATTAAGGGGATGTATCaaccaaattgaaaataaaaatccaaGTGGTGCTTCAGCAGAAGACATT TTAATTCAAGCGAAGATGTTATTAGCCCAAGATAAAAAGTACGATAAAGGCTTTAAATTTGATCATGTGTGGCACATCCTCAAAGGTATTCAAAATTTTTCAAATGATGAAAACATCAATGCACCACGTAGATTCCAACACGAAGGTCCTAGTTTCACTTCATCGAAATCATCATCTCACAATTTTGAGTCTCCAACATCGGCATCCACTGGTATGAGTTCATTTGATCTAAACATGAATAATGAGGAAATGAATACTTATCCAACAGAAAGACCATGTGGTGTAAAAAAAGCAAAGGAAAAACAATTAGGTAATGATCAATTCAACAAACTAATGGAACAAAATAAAGAACTCATTAAAGTTATTGAAAAGAGTAACAAGGATAGAAATGAACGTCACAGAAGAAAGGCTGACGAAAAAATTTTATTCACGGATTTGAATTCTATATCCGATCTAGAGTTTCATAAGTACATTCAAAGTGAAAAAAGACGAATTTACAAAGAAAGGGCACAAACATCCGAAGTTGGAGAACAAGGAGAAGGATCTCAATATGAGGGATCTTAA